A single window of Xiphophorus hellerii strain 12219 chromosome 12, Xiphophorus_hellerii-4.1, whole genome shotgun sequence DNA harbors:
- the selenoe gene encoding selenoprotein e, giving the protein MWALLVLTFGLAAGALESSNKTAAEERLAIARAKLMAPSVVGUAIKKMPELHHFLMERSALYHNLEYDSSEEKKPRLIFYNEKDEVVKTVPVKNMKADEISSLLESLGFYKRSQKGEKVPEEFQNFPLHAPRDEL; this is encoded by the exons ATGTGGGCCTTGTTGGTGCTCACTTTTGGACTTGCTGCTGGAGCATTAGAAAGCAGCAACAAGACGGCAGCTGAAGAACGGCTTGCTATAGCCAGAGCTAAACTGATG GCACCCAGTGTGGTTGGATGAGCCATAAAGAAAATGCCTGAGCTCCATCACTTCCTCATGGAGCGATCGGCTTTATA CCATAACTTAGAGTATGACTCATCAGAGGAGAAGAAGCCCCGTCTGATATTTTACAATGAAAAGGATGAAGTTGTAAAG ACTGTCCCTGTGAAGAACATGAAGGCAGATGAGATCAGCAGCCTGTTAGAGTCTCTTGGTTTCTATAAGAGGTCCCAGAAAGGGGAAAAAGTGCCAGAGGAGTTCCAGAACTTCCCACTGCACGCACCAAGGGACGAGCTGTGA